Proteins encoded within one genomic window of Melospiza melodia melodia isolate bMelMel2 chromosome 27, bMelMel2.pri, whole genome shotgun sequence:
- the EDN2 gene encoding endothelin-2 codes for MGSHPAVLLALALCALLEAGLGHPPAESHLAARPRSKRCSCNSWLDKECIYFCHLDIIWVNTPGHTAPYGLGSPPRRRKRSAGRCECSHSRDSICATFCHGRPGYLQSLKLPVSSGASARSLQSGATRPPHHGLLRALRDLRVSSPRSSKRQQRSQRDTQPPVLPWDRNIWKKKR; via the exons ATGGGCAGCCACCCCGCCGTGCTGCTGGCGCTCGCCCTTTGCGCCCTGCTGGAAGCCG GTCTGGGCCATCCCCCGGCCGAGTCGCACCTGGCCGCGCGGCCGAGGAGCAAGCGATGTTCCTGCAACAGCTGGCTGGATAAGGAATGCATCTACTTCTGTCACCTGGACATCATCTGGGTCAACACACCTGG GCACACCGCTCCCTACGGCTTGGGCAGCCCACCAAGGCGGCGCAAGAGGTCGGCGGGACGGTGCGAGTGCTCGCACTCCAGGGACAGCATCTGTGCCACCTTCTGCCACGGCAGGCCTGG GTACCTCCAGAGTCTGAAGCTCCCCGTGAGCTCTGGAGCATCAGCGAGGTCTCTGCAGAGCGGTGCCACGAGGCCTCCCCATCACGGGCTGCTGAGAGCTCTCAG ggaccTCAGGGTCTCCAGCCCACGCTCCAGCAAACGCCAGCAGCGCTCGCAGAGGGACACACAGCCACCAGTTCTGCCTTGGGATAGAAACATCTGGAAGAAGAAAAGATAA